In one Sandaracinaceae bacterium genomic region, the following are encoded:
- a CDS encoding VOC family protein, with the protein MIPVTLNHIALDVADRNRSAAFYHQLLGAEVVAEDVDNKLTFLRLPGSTRYSDIALHEHGDRGAAYPQNQLRMAHTGWEVRDAAHLVEAFDFFTAHTRVVLAADFGVARSVMGMDPDGHVVELELFSVGAVDQQPSFATLDIERLRSLAPAHAS; encoded by the coding sequence ATGATCCCCGTGACCCTGAACCACATCGCCCTCGACGTCGCCGACCGCAACCGTTCGGCAGCGTTCTATCATCAGCTGCTCGGCGCCGAGGTCGTCGCGGAGGATGTCGACAACAAGCTGACCTTTCTGCGCCTGCCCGGTTCGACGCGCTACTCGGACATCGCGCTGCACGAGCACGGCGACCGGGGCGCGGCGTACCCGCAGAATCAGCTCCGCATGGCCCACACCGGATGGGAAGTCCGCGACGCGGCGCACCTCGTGGAAGCCTTCGACTTCTTCACCGCGCACACGCGCGTCGTGCTGGCCGCCGACTTCGGCGTGGCCCGCTCGGTGATGGGGATGGACCCCGACGGCCACGTGGTCGAGCTGGAGCTCTTCTCCGTGGGCGCGGTCGACCAGCAGCCCAGCTTCGCTACGCTCGACATCGAGCGGCTGAGGTCCCTCGCCCCCGCCCACGCGTCCTGA
- a CDS encoding helix-turn-helix transcriptional regulator, which yields MTWSELRADRVLRDIQALCTERATPLELLASVSEAFHAAVPSDASCYCTFDPATTMVTSAVGRNLDENGRAAARFFELEYGRETPAQYQRLLASRAVSEVVDVAQMDATEGHVAVREHLTEMGVGQELRFLCTHQGAAWAGAGLMRSAGARPFSAEEVAFAERVAALLTPAVRGSLVHASATINVAAEAGPAVLIMAGDQLAEATPAALAWLEALSGIDRGHGELPAVVHAVAARALAGHTVAQRARTADGCWVVLRAAPFPTGRAVVTFEVAGPAQVTSLLAGALGLTEREIDVVSAVLKGLATKEIAAELHLSSYTVQDHLKSVFAKAGVNSRRELVAEVFFGVYAPRLGGAVGADGFFR from the coding sequence ATGACGTGGAGCGAATTGCGAGCGGACCGTGTGCTCCGCGACATCCAGGCGCTCTGCACCGAACGCGCGACGCCCCTCGAGCTGCTCGCGTCCGTGTCGGAGGCCTTCCACGCCGCGGTCCCCAGCGACGCCTCGTGTTACTGCACCTTCGATCCCGCGACGACCATGGTGACCTCGGCGGTCGGCCGAAACCTCGACGAGAACGGGCGCGCCGCCGCGCGCTTCTTCGAGCTCGAGTACGGGCGCGAGACCCCCGCGCAGTACCAGCGCCTGCTCGCCAGCCGCGCCGTCTCCGAGGTCGTCGACGTCGCGCAGATGGACGCGACCGAGGGTCACGTCGCGGTCCGTGAGCACCTCACGGAGATGGGCGTCGGCCAGGAGCTACGCTTCCTGTGCACGCACCAAGGCGCGGCCTGGGCTGGCGCAGGGCTGATGCGCAGCGCTGGCGCGCGACCGTTCAGCGCCGAGGAGGTGGCCTTCGCGGAGCGCGTGGCGGCGCTGCTGACGCCGGCCGTGCGCGGGTCGCTCGTCCACGCCTCCGCAACGATCAACGTCGCGGCCGAGGCCGGACCCGCGGTGCTGATCATGGCGGGAGACCAGCTCGCCGAGGCCACACCCGCGGCGCTGGCCTGGCTGGAAGCGCTGTCGGGGATCGACCGCGGTCACGGGGAGCTGCCAGCGGTCGTGCACGCGGTGGCTGCGCGGGCGCTCGCGGGGCACACCGTGGCCCAGCGTGCACGGACGGCCGATGGCTGCTGGGTCGTGCTGCGCGCCGCGCCCTTCCCCACCGGACGCGCGGTGGTGACCTTCGAGGTCGCGGGGCCAGCGCAGGTGACCTCCCTGCTGGCCGGCGCCCTCGGCCTCACCGAGCGCGAGATCGACGTAGTCTCCGCGGTGCTCAAGGGTCTCGCCACGAAGGAGATCGCGGCGGAGCTCCACCTCTCCAGCTACACCGTGCAGGACCACCTCAAGTCGGTCTTCGCCAAGGCGGGCGTCAACAGCCGACGCGAGCTCGTCGCGGAGGTGTTCTTCGGCGTGTACGCGCCACGGCTCGGGGGAGCCGTGGGTGCGGACGGCTTCTTCCGCTGA